From one Trifolium pratense cultivar HEN17-A07 linkage group LG1, ARS_RC_1.1, whole genome shotgun sequence genomic stretch:
- the LOC123886123 gene encoding probable galacturonosyltransferase-like 1, producing MKFKIPKSKLLFFIFLTLLCLPFLNASKTRKTIMKDQFKEAPQFYNSPYCASITEAESDTEQDTDTDTYYICSEEAVHVAMTLDTTYIRGSMAAILSVLQHTSCPENIIFHFVCSSNISLLSSTISKSFPYLKFQVYNFDESIVSGLISSSIRSALDCPLNYARSYLANLLPLCVRKIVYLDSDLILVDDIIKLASTPLTEKNAVLAAPEYCNANFTYYFTPTFWSNPSLSLTFANRKACYFNTGVMVIDLEKWREGDYTTKIEEWMELQKRIRIYELGSLPPFLLVFAGEIVPVDHRWNQHGLGGDNFRGLCRELHPGPVSLLHWSGKGKPWVRLDANRPCPLDTLWEPYDLLKTPFSLES from the coding sequence ATGAAGTTCAAAATaccaaaatcaaaacttttatttttcatttttctcacCCTATTGTGTCTTCCATTTCTCAATGCCTCAAAAACTAGAAAAACAATCATGAAAGATCAATTCAAAGAAGCTCCTCAATTCTACAATTCACCATATTGTGCCTCCATCACTGAAGCAGAATCAGACACCGAACAAGACACAGACACTGATACATACTACATCTGCTCTGAGGAAGCAGTACATGTGGCAATGACATTAGACACAACATACATCAGAGGATCCATGGCTGCAATCCTCTCTGTCCTCCAACACACATCATGCCCAGAAAACATCATCTTTCACTTTGTTTGTTCTTCAAACATTTCACTTCTCAGCTCCACAATCTCAAAATCTTTCCCTTACCTTAAATTCCAAGTCTACAATTTCGATGAATCGATCGTTTCAGGACTAATCTCATCCTCGATTCGATCAGCACTTGATTGTCCTTTAAACTATGCAAGAAGCTACTTGGCAAATCTACTTCCATTATGTGTTAGAAAAATTGTTTACTTAGATTCAGACCTTATCTTAGTTGATGATATCATAAAACTTGCATCAACACCATTAACCGAAAAAAATGCAGTTTTAGCAGCACCAGAATATTGCAATGCAAATTTCACATATTACTTCACACCAACATTTTGGTCCAACCCATCTTTGTCTTTAACATTCGCGAATCGAAAAGCTTGTTACTTTAATACCGGAGTTATGGTAATCGATCTAGAAAAATGGCGCGAAGGCGATTACACAACAAAGATTGAAGAATGGATGGAATTACAAAAGAGGATTAGAATCTATGAACTTGGTTCATTGCCACcttttttacttgtttttgcAGGTGAAATTGTTCCTGTGGATCATAGATGGAATCAACATGGTCTTGGTGGCGATAATTTTCGAGGTCTATGTAGAGAACTTCATCCTGGTCCAGTGAGTTTATTGCATTGGAGTGGAAAAGGTAAACCATGGGTGAGATTGGATGCTAATAGACCTTGTCCTTTGGATACTCTTTGGGAACCTTATGATCTTTTGAAGACACCATTTTCTCTTGAATCTTGA
- the LOC123886129 gene encoding E3 ubiquitin-protein ligase RNF5, with protein MASGFGESTSRSPPSPPYSSNNNNNDAGNFECNICFDLAQDPIITLCGHLFCWPCLYKWLHFHSQSRECPVCKAMIEEEKLVPLYGRGKTSTDPRSKSIPGVNIPHRPAGQRPETAPPPESNPFSQHGFGFTGGLGGLGGFAPATTARFGNFTFSAGFGSFIPSLFNFQMHGFHGGAMYGGAAGFPYGFSNSFHGGHVHRYPPHIGQGQQDYYLKRLLMFVIFCVVLALLWQ; from the coding sequence ATGGCAAGTGGGTTTGGGGAATCAACAAGCAGGTCACCCCCAAGCCCTCCCTACTcgagcaataataataacaatgatGCTGGCAATTTTGAATGCAACATTTGCTTTGACTTAGCACAAGATCCTATTATTACTTTGTGTGGTCATCTTTTCTGCTGGCCTTGTCTTTACAAATGGCTTCATTTTCACTCACAGTCACGAGAATGCCCAGTTTGTAAGGCAATGATTGAGGAGGAGAAGTTGGTTCCTTTATATGGGAGAGGAAAGACGTCAACTGATCCAAGATCGAAATCTATTCCCGGTGTTAATATCCCTCATCGCCCTGCTGGTCAGAGACCTGAAACTGCTCCTCCACCTGAATCAAATCCTTTTTCTCAACATGGATTTGGATTCACAGGTGGATTGGGTGGACTGGGAGGATTTGCACCAGCAACAACGGCAAGATTTGGGAATTTCACATTTTCTGCAGGATTTGGCAGTTTTATACCATCTTTATTCAACTTTCAGATGCATGGATTTCACGGTGGAGCCATGTATGGCGGAGCAGCTGGTTTCCCTTATGGATTTTCTAATTCATTTCATGGTGGCCATGTTCATAGATATCCTCCGCACATAGGTCAAGGCCAACAAGATTATTATCTGAAGAGGCTGCTGATGTTTGTTATTTTCTGCGTGGTACTTGCTCTGCTTTGGCAATAG